In one window of Tumebacillus algifaecis DNA:
- the hemZ gene encoding coproporphyrinogen dehydrogenase HemZ encodes MLICIDLGDLKYQRETARLTHLFFEEDPVTFEEQEEAAIYIKLRLTEQREDYVAARADLYDRNRGQHLSSVHGRSVTPPGEAAQKKRSKQAVLWVLHDVLEQLTGEQQPWGILTGVRPLKLVHNMLEEGKGTAEIRTVLKSQYLIADERIDLLLEIADVQLKAMPDLYQIDKQVSLYIGIPFCPTHCAYCTFPAYSMEDKATYAPSFLDALEREFARIGEFLVEQSIPVTSVYLGGGTPTSLQAPELTRVFEALYRHIPDADRWREFSVEAGRPDTITPERVEVMRKYGVNRISVNPQTFKAETLKTIGRGHTPNIVDKRFHLVKEAGFENINMDMILGLPGESVEDVRHTRERIEALMPDSVTVHTMSFKRTSDVTKEKDSYDIPHTHIVRQMMAETAAWARGLGYHPYYVYRQKDILGNLENVGYAMPDKDSIYNIAIMEERQTIIGLGGGASTKLYKKGEFLGHIYNAKEPKAYVDSVDQTTDKKLIKLRELFTESAIPRS; translated from the coding sequence ATGCTGATTTGCATCGATCTTGGCGACCTGAAGTACCAGCGAGAAACCGCACGGCTGACCCATCTGTTTTTTGAAGAAGACCCTGTCACCTTCGAAGAGCAAGAGGAGGCCGCCATCTATATAAAGCTGCGTCTGACCGAGCAGCGCGAAGATTATGTGGCAGCCCGCGCTGACCTGTATGACCGGAATCGCGGACAGCACCTGTCGAGCGTGCATGGTCGCAGCGTCACACCACCTGGGGAGGCAGCGCAGAAAAAGCGCAGCAAACAGGCGGTGCTGTGGGTGTTGCACGATGTATTGGAGCAGTTGACAGGCGAGCAGCAACCGTGGGGGATCTTGACCGGGGTCCGACCATTGAAACTCGTCCACAACATGCTGGAAGAAGGAAAGGGCACCGCCGAGATCCGCACGGTGCTCAAGTCGCAGTACCTGATTGCAGACGAGCGCATCGATCTATTGTTGGAGATCGCCGATGTGCAGTTGAAAGCGATGCCCGACCTGTATCAGATTGACAAGCAGGTCTCGCTGTATATCGGCATCCCGTTTTGTCCGACACACTGCGCCTACTGCACGTTCCCGGCCTATTCGATGGAAGACAAGGCGACCTATGCGCCCTCCTTCCTCGATGCGTTGGAGCGTGAATTCGCGCGAATCGGGGAATTTTTGGTGGAGCAATCGATTCCGGTGACCAGCGTATACTTGGGCGGAGGAACACCGACCTCCTTGCAGGCGCCGGAGTTGACCCGCGTTTTTGAAGCGCTATACCGCCACATCCCAGATGCGGACAGATGGCGTGAATTCAGCGTGGAAGCGGGCCGCCCGGACACGATTACCCCCGAGCGCGTCGAGGTGATGCGCAAATATGGTGTCAACCGCATCTCCGTCAACCCGCAAACCTTTAAAGCGGAGACGTTAAAAACGATCGGGCGCGGTCATACGCCAAACATTGTGGATAAGCGTTTCCACCTCGTCAAAGAGGCTGGATTTGAAAACATCAACATGGACATGATTCTCGGACTTCCTGGCGAGTCGGTCGAAGATGTTCGCCACACCAGAGAGCGAATCGAAGCTTTGATGCCCGATTCGGTCACCGTGCACACGATGTCCTTCAAGCGCACGTCAGACGTGACGAAAGAAAAAGACTCTTACGACATCCCGCACACGCACATCGTTCGTCAAATGATGGCGGAGACGGCAGCATGGGCGCGAGGACTGGGCTATCATCCGTACTATGTGTATCGGCAAAAAGACATCTTAGGCAACTTGGAGAATGTCGGATATGCCATGCCGGACAAAGACTCGATCTACAACATCGCGATCATGGAAGAGCGTCAAACGATCATCGGACTGGGCGGTGGCGCTTCGACCAAACTGTACAAGAAGGGCGAGTTCCTCGGTCACATCTATAATGCGAAAGAACCGAAGGCGTACGTGGATTCGGTCGATCAAACGACCGACAAAAAGTTGATCAAACTCCGCGAACTGTTTACGGAGTCCGCGATTCCCCGTTCGTAA
- the selD gene encoding selenide, water dikinase SelD encodes MLPSEQVRLTLLTEKAGUGCKIGPADLAQVLRHLPPNVPNANLIVGIDTSDDAGVYKLNDDTALVQTVDYFTPVVDDPYMFGAIAAANALSDVYAMGGTPLTVLNIVGFPIAKLDKKILAEILRGGADKVREAGAVIAGGHSIDDTDPKFGMAVTGTVHPDKVWTNAGAKPGDKLILTKPIGVGIVTTAIKRGKASPELIKLVETTMAALNKVAAETAKEFTVHGCTDVTGFGLAGHALEMARGANAGIVLYASQVPLLPDTRELVEQKVYPGGTVRNIDWVKDDVHYREGVDETTKIILCDAVTSGGLLLAVPAEEAEQLLQKLQERGIAAASIIGEVVADHPRQLTVRP; translated from the coding sequence GTGCTGCCAAGCGAGCAGGTGCGACTGACCTTGCTGACCGAAAAAGCTGGCTGAGGCTGCAAAATCGGCCCGGCCGATCTGGCGCAAGTTTTGCGTCATCTCCCTCCAAATGTTCCAAATGCAAATCTGATCGTCGGAATCGACACCTCCGACGATGCGGGTGTTTATAAGCTGAATGACGATACGGCGCTGGTTCAGACAGTCGACTATTTTACACCGGTCGTCGATGACCCGTATATGTTTGGCGCGATTGCGGCAGCAAATGCGCTGTCTGACGTGTATGCGATGGGCGGGACGCCGCTGACGGTCTTGAACATCGTCGGTTTCCCGATCGCTAAGCTGGACAAAAAAATCCTTGCCGAAATCCTGCGCGGTGGCGCTGACAAGGTGCGCGAAGCGGGTGCGGTGATCGCTGGCGGTCACTCGATCGACGATACCGACCCGAAATTTGGCATGGCGGTAACCGGAACCGTCCACCCGGACAAGGTGTGGACCAATGCTGGTGCCAAGCCGGGCGACAAGCTGATCTTGACCAAGCCGATCGGCGTAGGCATCGTAACCACGGCGATCAAGCGCGGGAAGGCGTCGCCCGAACTGATCAAGCTGGTCGAAACGACGATGGCCGCGCTGAACAAAGTGGCAGCGGAGACGGCAAAGGAGTTCACCGTCCACGGCTGCACCGATGTTACCGGATTTGGACTCGCTGGTCATGCGCTCGAGATGGCACGCGGTGCCAACGCGGGCATCGTGTTGTACGCCTCACAGGTGCCACTTTTGCCCGACACCCGTGAGTTGGTTGAGCAAAAGGTGTATCCAGGCGGTACGGTGCGCAACATCGACTGGGTCAAGGACGATGTGCACTACCGCGAAGGGGTGGATGAAACCACGAAGATCATCCTCTGCGACGCGGTAACCTCTGGCGGATTGCTGCTCGCCGTGCCTGCAGAAGAGGCTGAGCAACTCCTCCAAAAACTACAGGAGCGCGGTATTGCGGCAGCCTCCATCATAGGCGAAGTGGTCGCCGATCACCCGCGCCAACTCACCGTTCGTCCGTAA
- a CDS encoding SH3 domain-containing protein, protein MKKRNRLIALVLLFSLIFSLAAFAEEGHFVKVTAYDVNIRSGPDTETTVIGTANFGDSFEVISTMNDWYQVRVGKDAFGWIHASLVKAGTRFAAPNPTIEVVEANDVQVNVRGGASTSYEIVTTIRPGTRYPLLQRSGDWIQIRLPDERTGWVASWLVTTSENKAKSTAKSEQMQATVIADELNVRQEPALGATVLGTLQQNELVAVQEERKDGWTEIEYDGRIGYVASEYIRLPGHSILQAESRPVEAGLAQVIVKEQVNLRTGPGTNFPVLVSGRAGSQFAVTAKSGAWLQVQIDSEKKAWVASWLTEVQGSLDGVPEVHGSLDSGLRGKTVVLDAGHGGFDVGAVGRQSGVFEKDLNLALARTLYNKLLTTGARVVMTRDDDSFVSLDDRVQIAEREQADLFVSLHYNTHADANISGSMTFYYSENGADHQLARQAQQELVASLGLPDLGARFGDYYVLRENRVTSILVETAFLTNQQDEWSAKEAGHQELAAEGLFRAIVSNLQEQRE, encoded by the coding sequence GTGAAAAAACGAAATCGGTTGATCGCGCTGGTGCTTTTGTTTAGTCTGATTTTTTCCTTGGCCGCCTTTGCAGAAGAAGGCCACTTTGTGAAGGTCACTGCATACGATGTCAACATTCGAAGCGGGCCCGATACGGAGACGACGGTGATCGGCACCGCCAATTTTGGCGACTCGTTCGAAGTGATCAGCACGATGAACGACTGGTATCAAGTCCGCGTCGGCAAAGATGCTTTCGGTTGGATTCACGCATCGCTGGTCAAAGCGGGGACGCGTTTCGCCGCTCCGAACCCGACGATTGAAGTTGTGGAAGCAAACGATGTGCAAGTCAATGTGCGGGGCGGCGCGTCTACGTCGTATGAGATCGTGACAACGATTCGTCCAGGTACGCGCTACCCCCTGTTGCAGCGCAGTGGCGATTGGATACAGATCCGCCTGCCCGATGAACGCACCGGCTGGGTGGCGAGTTGGCTGGTCACCACTTCGGAGAACAAGGCCAAATCGACAGCCAAGTCGGAGCAGATGCAGGCGACTGTGATCGCGGATGAGTTAAACGTGCGCCAAGAGCCTGCGCTGGGCGCCACTGTGCTCGGCACCTTGCAGCAAAATGAGCTCGTCGCCGTGCAAGAAGAACGAAAAGATGGGTGGACGGAGATCGAATATGACGGCAGGATCGGCTATGTTGCGTCCGAGTACATCCGACTGCCAGGACATTCCATTTTACAGGCCGAATCACGCCCTGTCGAAGCGGGATTGGCGCAAGTGATCGTCAAAGAACAAGTCAATCTGCGCACCGGGCCTGGAACCAATTTCCCAGTGCTGGTAAGCGGTCGTGCAGGCAGTCAATTTGCGGTGACAGCCAAATCGGGAGCTTGGTTGCAAGTGCAGATCGACAGCGAGAAAAAAGCGTGGGTCGCCAGTTGGCTGACCGAGGTGCAAGGCTCGCTTGACGGCGTGCCGGAAGTGCATGGATCGTTGGACAGCGGGTTGCGCGGCAAGACGGTCGTACTCGATGCCGGACATGGCGGGTTTGACGTGGGGGCGGTCGGACGGCAGAGCGGTGTGTTTGAAAAGGACCTCAATCTAGCGCTGGCCCGCACGTTGTACAACAAATTGCTCACCACCGGCGCTCGCGTCGTGATGACCCGCGACGACGACTCGTTTGTCAGTCTCGATGATCGCGTGCAAATCGCAGAGCGTGAGCAAGCCGACCTGTTTGTTTCGCTGCATTACAATACCCATGCCGATGCGAACATCTCGGGGTCGATGACTTTTTATTACAGCGAAAACGGCGCAGACCACCAACTGGCTCGGCAGGCACAACAGGAATTGGTCGCCTCGCTCGGACTGCCCGACCTTGGCGCACGCTTCGGTGACTACTACGTCTTGCGGGAAAATCGGGTGACTTCCATTTTGGTGGAAACCGCATTTTTGACCAATCAGCAGGATGAATGGTCAGCAAAAGAAGCGGGGCATCAGGAGTTGGCAGCCGAAGGATTATTTCGGGCGATCGTCAGCAATCTGCAGGAGCAAAGGGAATGA
- a CDS encoding MFS transporter, whose protein sequence is MSVSYTGLLKQRNYRLLFSGQVLSQLGDAIYEVGIVWLVYQMTGSPAALGWLVLCQTVPFLVLGLIAGAYVDRWDRRLTMIVTDVLRGVAVLYLMVRYLTGGLTVWEVCLVAAVLTSARSFFHPSLRAILPQMLPRDQLLLANSLSESAKRICKVGGMLLGGALMAAERADLMLVINTASFFLSLWTVWKIALPSAELTSPAPVRATIFQDIRSAGLEIGRTKSVLFAIVLSSLGLIASAGLIKIGLPLLAGEGDVYGLLMACFSVGMFASAALIKRLSKLSILTLVALGWLLYGVAFGALAFTPPLVFACLLIGLTGFAHFLTDIPVTTIIQQKMPLHRMSACQSIWATASFGAESLGVAVAGPLLGFFTVTSGFALAGGILVGLGLFPLIKFRSRGQNKLDRRSLAE, encoded by the coding sequence TTGTCCGTTAGCTATACTGGACTGCTCAAACAGCGTAACTACCGCTTGCTGTTCTCAGGGCAGGTATTGTCCCAACTGGGCGATGCGATCTATGAGGTCGGCATCGTCTGGTTGGTCTATCAGATGACCGGATCGCCCGCTGCGCTCGGCTGGCTGGTGCTGTGCCAAACGGTTCCGTTTCTTGTGCTCGGATTGATCGCCGGAGCGTATGTCGATCGCTGGGACCGCAGGCTGACGATGATCGTGACCGACGTCTTGCGCGGGGTGGCGGTGTTGTATTTGATGGTGCGCTATCTGACGGGCGGGTTGACCGTGTGGGAAGTGTGCCTCGTGGCCGCTGTGCTCACATCGGCCCGCTCGTTTTTTCATCCGTCGCTTCGGGCGATCTTGCCGCAGATGTTGCCGCGAGACCAGTTGTTGCTCGCCAACTCCTTGTCGGAAAGCGCCAAACGGATTTGCAAAGTCGGCGGGATGCTGCTCGGCGGTGCGCTGATGGCAGCAGAGCGCGCCGATCTGATGCTTGTGATCAACACGGCAAGCTTCTTTCTCTCCTTGTGGACCGTCTGGAAGATCGCGCTGCCTAGTGCCGAACTGACTTCGCCTGCCCCGGTGCGCGCCACGATTTTTCAAGACATTCGAAGCGCGGGCCTTGAGATCGGCCGGACCAAGTCGGTGCTGTTTGCCATCGTGCTTTCCTCGCTCGGCCTGATCGCATCGGCTGGATTGATCAAGATCGGCCTGCCCTTGCTGGCGGGGGAGGGCGACGTTTATGGACTGCTGATGGCCTGCTTTTCGGTCGGCATGTTTGCTAGTGCCGCCCTGATCAAACGATTGTCCAAACTGAGCATCCTCACGCTGGTCGCACTCGGCTGGCTACTCTACGGGGTGGCGTTTGGCGCGCTGGCCTTCACGCCGCCGCTTGTGTTCGCCTGTCTTTTGATAGGGCTGACCGGATTTGCTCATTTTTTGACCGACATTCCGGTGACGACGATCATTCAGCAAAAGATGCCACTACATCGGATGTCCGCCTGCCAGAGCATTTGGGCGACCGCCTCTTTCGGAGCGGAATCGCTAGGTGTTGCGGTTGCTGGGCCACTGCTTGGATTTTTCACCGTGACGTCAGGCTTTGCGCTGGCAGGCGGGATTTTAGTTGGTCTGGGCCTGTTTCCGCTGATAAAATTTCGCAGTCGAGGACAAAATAAACTTGACAGACGAAGTTTGGCTGAGTAA
- the hisS gene encoding histidine--tRNA ligase has protein sequence MMTNRPRGTNDILQGDVEKWQWIEKTAREVCRRYNTAEVRTPLFEHTELFARGVGETTDIVEKEMYTFQDRGERSLTLRPEGTASAVRAFVESKLYAQPQPTKMFYIGPMFRYERPQSGRYRQFHQFGVEVIGASDPSIDAEVIALAMTFFTELGLSGITLEINSVGSPESRTNYRDVLRAHLLPVKEELCKDCQSRYDRNPMRILDCKVDKCKELTQGAPEMLDHLTEEDRAHFQAVVSYLESFGIAYTINPRMVRGLDYYTQTAFEFIENGSTLSGGGRYNGLVQQLGGPEMSGIGFAVGIERVLIALSNQQVELPIDKGIDVFFVALGEEAQKHSVKLLQEMRASGIVADKDYLGKSMKAQMKAADRQGARQVVILGDDELAQGVANLKDMETGEQITVPLSELVQKVQSKM, from the coding sequence ATGATGACCAACCGCCCACGGGGCACGAATGACATTCTCCAAGGCGATGTGGAGAAATGGCAATGGATCGAGAAAACGGCACGCGAAGTCTGTCGCCGCTATAACACCGCAGAAGTCCGCACGCCGCTGTTCGAACACACCGAGCTTTTTGCACGCGGCGTCGGTGAAACGACCGACATCGTGGAAAAGGAAATGTATACGTTCCAAGACCGAGGCGAACGCTCTTTGACGCTCCGTCCGGAAGGCACCGCCTCGGCCGTCCGCGCTTTTGTGGAAAGCAAGCTGTACGCACAGCCGCAGCCGACGAAAATGTTCTACATCGGTCCGATGTTCCGCTATGAGCGTCCGCAATCTGGCCGCTATCGTCAATTCCATCAGTTCGGCGTGGAAGTGATCGGCGCGAGTGATCCGAGCATCGATGCAGAAGTGATCGCGCTGGCGATGACCTTTTTCACTGAACTTGGCTTGTCAGGCATCACGCTTGAGATCAACTCGGTCGGCTCGCCAGAAAGCCGCACCAACTATCGCGACGTATTGCGCGCCCATCTGCTCCCTGTCAAAGAAGAGCTTTGCAAAGACTGCCAAAGCCGCTATGATCGCAATCCGATGCGCATCCTCGATTGCAAAGTAGACAAATGCAAGGAACTGACGCAAGGAGCGCCGGAGATGCTCGATCATCTGACCGAAGAAGACCGCGCTCACTTCCAAGCGGTCGTAAGCTACCTCGAATCGTTTGGCATCGCGTACACGATCAACCCGCGCATGGTGCGCGGCCTCGACTACTATACGCAGACCGCTTTTGAGTTTATCGAAAACGGCTCCACCCTGTCTGGAGGCGGCCGCTACAACGGTCTCGTGCAACAGCTGGGCGGGCCGGAGATGTCGGGCATCGGTTTTGCAGTCGGGATCGAACGCGTTTTGATCGCCTTGAGCAATCAACAGGTGGAATTGCCGATCGACAAGGGCATCGACGTCTTTTTCGTCGCGCTTGGCGAGGAAGCGCAAAAGCACAGCGTCAAACTGCTGCAAGAGATGCGCGCTTCTGGCATCGTCGCCGACAAAGACTATCTGGGCAAGAGCATGAAAGCGCAAATGAAAGCAGCCGATCGTCAAGGGGCAAGGCAAGTCGTGATCCTCGGTGATGACGAGCTGGCCCAAGGCGTTGCGAATCTGAAAGATATGGAAACGGGTGAGCAGATCACCGTGCCGCTCTCCGAACTGGTTCAAAAAGTACAAAGCAAGATGTAA
- the codY gene encoding GTP-sensing pleiotropic transcriptional regulator CodY: MVLLEKIQRFNRLLQKSAANGVDFMELAKLLSDMVDSNVYVVSKTGKILGFGLAEYELTLEWNQIMTVEQRFPGNFNETLVKISETKKNIENKEAFYVFSAEENEVFKKKNLTIVPIIGGGSRLGTLVLARLNNQFTDEDLILSEYGATVVGMEIIRSEQEEIHEKARQRAMVMMALESLSFSEQEAIQHIFRELEGSEGLLVASKIADRVGITRSVIVNAIRKLESAGVIESRSLGMKGTYIKVLNPLFLEQLEAMNK, encoded by the coding sequence ATGGTTTTGTTGGAAAAAATACAGCGTTTTAACAGGCTTTTGCAGAAATCAGCAGCGAATGGCGTCGATTTTATGGAGCTGGCCAAATTGCTCAGCGACATGGTTGACTCGAACGTCTACGTCGTGTCCAAGACGGGTAAAATTCTCGGCTTCGGTCTTGCCGAGTATGAACTGACCCTTGAGTGGAACCAGATCATGACTGTCGAACAGCGTTTCCCGGGCAATTTCAACGAGACGCTGGTCAAGATCTCCGAAACGAAGAAGAACATCGAGAACAAAGAAGCGTTCTACGTGTTTTCCGCTGAGGAGAACGAAGTGTTCAAGAAAAAGAACCTCACCATCGTCCCGATCATCGGCGGCGGCTCGCGTCTGGGTACCTTGGTGTTGGCTCGTCTGAACAACCAGTTCACCGATGAAGACCTGATCCTCTCCGAATATGGCGCGACCGTTGTTGGCATGGAGATCATTCGCTCTGAACAGGAAGAGATTCACGAAAAGGCTCGCCAGCGTGCGATGGTCATGATGGCACTGGAGTCCCTGTCGTTCTCCGAACAAGAAGCGATCCAGCACATTTTCAGAGAGCTGGAAGGCTCCGAAGGTCTCCTCGTCGCGTCCAAGATTGCAGACCGCGTCGGCATCACCCGCTCGGTTATCGTCAATGCGATCCGCAAACTGGAATCGGCAGGCGTCATCGAGTCCCGCTCGCTCGGTATGAAAGGCACGTACATCAAAGTGCTCAACCCGCTCTTCCTCGAACAATTGGAAGCGATGAATAAGTAA
- a CDS encoding putative polysaccharide biosynthesis protein, which produces MSAKKGLVAGVFSLAAAGLISKILGVVYIIPFQNMAKDYAMGLYQNAYAIYVVMLTLATAGIPLAISKIVSERNALRDYAGADQIYRVGARFLALAGVVIFAVLMLLGGWIGIWMGDYNSATAIRALAFALLVVPLLAAMRGYIQGHQAMAVSGNSQVIEQLVRVTVILIGVFISVSLGAEARITAAVATFASVFGAFVSLLFLGRHVVKQRRENRKKYLRPSTESNKVVLRRILKVSIPISLSSIVLPLSQMMDSFTITNLLMFGFDWTKEIATAEFGVYTARALRLIALPLSLAVAVGLSLMPAISEAIAQKNIKLRNDRVITAFRLTSIFAFPTAVGLYVLAGPIDIALFTDLKGADTIAAISWMAVFSSYELVCAYILQAMGFMYLPIRNMFAGLGLKLVLIFVLVPKFGILGAGLAAVVGYVLSSALNFASVRRLAEIELSYNSLFGKPILSSLLMGVVVWMLTWIPLDVIIPWPRIESLVLVLLGGVVGAVVFGALMIIQKGITKDELRRMPGVKRFVR; this is translated from the coding sequence ATGTCTGCAAAAAAGGGTTTGGTAGCAGGCGTTTTTTCACTGGCGGCTGCAGGTTTGATTTCCAAGATTCTCGGGGTTGTCTATATCATTCCGTTTCAAAATATGGCCAAGGATTACGCGATGGGTTTGTACCAAAATGCCTACGCGATCTATGTGGTGATGCTGACGCTAGCCACCGCAGGCATTCCGCTGGCGATCTCAAAGATCGTTTCGGAGCGCAACGCACTGCGTGACTATGCGGGAGCGGATCAGATTTACCGCGTGGGGGCGCGGTTCTTGGCGCTGGCAGGCGTAGTCATCTTCGCGGTGCTGATGCTGCTCGGCGGCTGGATCGGCATCTGGATGGGGGATTATAACTCCGCTACGGCGATCCGAGCACTAGCCTTCGCCTTACTCGTTGTGCCGCTTCTCGCCGCGATGCGCGGCTACATACAAGGGCATCAAGCGATGGCCGTCTCCGGAAATTCGCAGGTCATCGAGCAGTTGGTGCGGGTGACGGTGATCCTGATCGGTGTGTTCATCTCCGTAAGCCTCGGTGCAGAGGCGCGGATTACCGCCGCTGTGGCGACCTTCGCCTCGGTGTTTGGCGCGTTCGTCTCCCTGCTCTTTTTGGGACGTCATGTCGTCAAACAACGCCGGGAAAATCGCAAAAAATACTTACGGCCTTCCACGGAGTCGAACAAAGTGGTGCTAAGGCGCATTTTAAAAGTGTCGATTCCGATCTCGTTGTCGTCGATCGTGCTGCCCCTGTCGCAGATGATGGATTCGTTTACGATCACGAACCTGCTGATGTTCGGCTTCGACTGGACCAAGGAGATTGCGACGGCCGAATTTGGTGTGTATACGGCACGGGCGCTGCGTCTGATCGCATTGCCGCTGTCGCTCGCCGTGGCGGTCGGGTTGTCGCTGATGCCAGCGATCTCCGAAGCGATCGCGCAAAAGAACATCAAGCTGCGCAATGACCGGGTGATCACGGCGTTTCGCTTGACTTCCATTTTCGCCTTTCCGACCGCTGTCGGGCTGTACGTGCTGGCCGGACCGATCGACATCGCGTTGTTCACCGACCTGAAAGGGGCGGATACGATCGCGGCGATTTCCTGGATGGCCGTCTTCTCTTCGTATGAGCTTGTTTGCGCTTACATCTTGCAGGCGATGGGCTTTATGTACCTGCCGATTCGCAACATGTTTGCTGGACTGGGCTTGAAATTGGTGTTGATCTTCGTGCTCGTGCCGAAGTTCGGCATCCTGGGTGCCGGGCTGGCGGCGGTGGTAGGTTATGTGCTGTCTTCGGCGCTGAACTTTGCCTCGGTCAGACGTCTGGCCGAAATCGAGCTGTCTTACAATTCCCTGTTCGGCAAGCCGATACTGTCATCGCTTTTGATGGGTGTGGTCGTATGGATGCTGACGTGGATTCCGCTCGATGTGATCATTCCTTGGCCGCGCATCGAAAGCCTCGTCCTCGTCCTGCTCGGCGGCGTCGTGGGGGCTGTGGTCTTTGGCGCCTTGATGATTATCCAAAAGGGCATCACCAAAGACGAACTGCGCAGGATGCCGGGAGTGAAACGCTTTGTCCGTTAG
- a CDS encoding CPBP family intramembrane glutamic endopeptidase: MVRSLRGLLFVGLIGVVLLLTELFVVRAVQHTPLPVVVTPEQAKEIAAQWIGTKPMIVRQEENQTVSRHLQERGLSDAFRKEASDPNKPLVMWKVTSGETEVLVNRQNGQVEGVRGATIALVEGSQAEHIETVRKELSIRYGLDHLAVSSIKNEGPDHVLIEFESGYRYADLREVILAELDRERWVAFAHRLETSVASRSWDLATRADEATVSNRFDWQAVTQIGGGYLNLLLVACIVLAGIYVLWKNGRAERRPYGEAIVSGCIALIKWLLAPTLVGLFQALAIGAIVFFALTLAWQGRWPWKERLQENGWLEQQVVAGYGVFGCLAGASTLFLWASAPLGAWVSDLQAQEAIALFWWPFLLPLLAPLSAAVFEELIYRKLSAIWLRRLFKSGVATVLISSLIWSLGHLLYNVSPWYLRVIELSLLIGPLFFFLYRQYGLGAVMIGHFLYNSLLASIALAGAFGSYMSLIWLLLPLLLLVVKKKGLLV, encoded by the coding sequence ATGGTGCGAAGCCTACGGGGGTTGCTTTTTGTCGGGTTGATCGGAGTGGTGCTTTTGCTCACTGAGCTGTTCGTTGTGCGCGCGGTACAGCACACTCCCCTACCCGTTGTGGTCACACCGGAACAGGCGAAAGAGATCGCCGCGCAGTGGATCGGCACAAAGCCGATGATCGTGCGGCAAGAAGAGAATCAAACGGTGTCGCGCCACCTTCAAGAGCGCGGATTGAGCGACGCGTTTCGCAAGGAAGCGAGCGATCCCAACAAACCTTTGGTGATGTGGAAGGTAACCTCAGGCGAAACGGAAGTGCTGGTGAACCGACAAAATGGACAAGTCGAAGGTGTGCGCGGTGCGACTATAGCACTAGTAGAGGGCTCGCAAGCAGAACACATTGAGACGGTGCGCAAGGAACTAAGCATTCGATATGGTCTAGACCATTTAGCTGTTTCTTCTATTAAGAATGAGGGCCCAGATCATGTGTTGATCGAGTTTGAGAGCGGTTACCGCTATGCAGATCTTCGCGAAGTGATCCTCGCTGAGTTGGATCGTGAGCGCTGGGTCGCGTTCGCTCATCGCTTGGAAACCTCTGTTGCTAGCAGGTCTTGGGACCTAGCCACACGAGCAGATGAGGCGACTGTGTCAAATCGCTTTGATTGGCAAGCAGTGACACAGATCGGGGGTGGCTATCTGAATCTGCTTCTCGTGGCTTGCATTGTACTTGCTGGCATCTATGTGCTGTGGAAAAACGGACGTGCCGAGCGCCGACCGTACGGTGAAGCAATCGTTAGCGGATGTATCGCCCTCATCAAATGGCTACTAGCTCCCACTCTGGTCGGTCTGTTCCAGGCGCTGGCGATCGGAGCAATCGTCTTTTTCGCCCTTACACTCGCTTGGCAGGGGCGCTGGCCGTGGAAAGAGCGGTTACAGGAGAATGGGTGGTTGGAACAGCAAGTGGTGGCCGGATATGGGGTCTTTGGTTGTTTAGCAGGTGCCAGCACGCTGTTCTTGTGGGCCTCGGCGCCGCTAGGGGCTTGGGTGTCCGATCTGCAAGCGCAAGAAGCGATCGCGCTATTCTGGTGGCCCTTTTTGCTGCCCTTGCTCGCCCCGCTGAGCGCGGCTGTGTTTGAAGAACTGATCTATCGCAAGCTCAGCGCGATCTGGTTGCGCCGCTTGTTCAAATCGGGAGTGGCAACTGTGCTCATCTCCTCCCTGATCTGGTCGTTGGGACATCTGTTATACAACGTGTCCCCGTGGTATTTACGTGTGATCGAACTGAGCTTGTTGATCGGCCCACTTTTTTTCTTTCTGTATCGACAGTATGGGCTCGGTGCCGTTATGATCGGACATTTCTTGTACAATTCTCTGCTGGCCAGCATCGCGCTGGCTGGGGCGTTTGGGTCTTATATGAGCTTGATTTGGCTATTGTTGCCGCTCTTGCTGCTCGTGGTCAAAAAGAAGGGACTCCTCGTGTGA